The genomic DNA GCTGTCTGGTACTTCACATTTTTTGACCATGAAAGTTGAGAAACTCATTTCATTTTAGTCTTCCAGATTGAATATGTTTTGTTAAAAAATCAGGgcctatatttttgtatttctagcGTCTCTCTGTTCAAGTGAAATAACAAGACATAAACACAACCACTTCTAACTCCTTAAATATCAGTTAACAGAAATGTCTGTTTGAAGAGCAACCTGGGTGCAGTAGCTAAACCTCatgctttttctctctcatgCCCCAGTTTCCTATCCTGAAGTGTACAGAAGCTCTAAAGGGACACAATTTGGAATAAAACAGTTTCATTCATAAACCACCTTCTTGAACTGCAGGCAAGAACAGAGACATCAAAGATTTCCAGAAAATTACATTGACAAAGGTATTAGttttttatagtttcagtttGTTATAGCACAGAATACTGGAATTCACTGTTTAATctcaataaaatagtattttcataTATACTCAGtaccatataataaatataagtaAAACGTAAAGGAAGAGATACTCTGCTTCTGTTTGAGACCCATTAACTTCTTGATACTTTCATTAAACATTGACTTTATAATTCCCTATTTATTTTATTGGAGTTAAGTAAATTTTGGAATTAATAATTCATGTGTATGCATCTTTcacatataattaatattttaatttaataaaacataCTTTAATTCCTCTGATAAATAGACAGCCTGTAATCACACCATGTTCATGTAATTGAACAAGATATGCCTGAATTTTTGGTCAGTCTTAGTTATTCTTCggtttagaaggagatgaaaagttttaaaaaaaacaaaacaaaatgaacaaaacagcagtaggctcatagacattgagaagtgccTGGTAGTTACTATGGGGGTATGGATGGGAaatgtgagggggataaagaggcacaaaaatctcagtcataaaataagttgctcaaaggaatggaagtacagcatggagaggacagccaatgattctgtgacacctttccatgttgacagataaCAGCTGCTCTAGTTGGAGTAaggatttcataatgtgtgtgttaaattgctgtgttgtatactttaaaccaatacaatattgataTCAActttaattcaataaaaatatgcttaaaaatattaaaagttactCTTAACTTTCCTGAGCTCCCGCTGTCACTAGGTGctaaatatggcattttaatatgAGGTCTTAGAGTCCAGTTCTTAATGATCCTAATCTTTCATACTTGTCGCGTCACAGGCACATTAGTTAAGTAAAGGTTACAGTAGTAAATCACTGAAATTTCTCCTGTGTCTATCAGTCAGCATGTATGTCGTGATGGATACTTTCAGTAGACTACTAATTGATACAGTTTTCAAAATTTGCttgcatatttttatttgttttcactgTGATTATTCCTATCTGCctaattcctattttatagaggactctttttaatgaatatttttgtatattctcCAAACGATTTGAGAAagagaaggatggagagaaacagaaagggagaagaaaagttttggaaaaaaagaaaaagaaatggaatttttaaacagaaatgtatttttggtGATGCCCGaaaaatacattaatacatatttataccaCTAATTGACTTCTTTATAAGGTATTTTTATAGAACAGTTTAAACCTAATTATAtgttattatatttgtgtgtatgtgttctcATGAGTATTCTGTAAATTTCCTGGATTTATACAGAAATCAGAATTtaaggttattatttttttactctaGATTTTTTAAGAATCAAATGAACACTTTGCATTTTGTAGACTCATATTTATGAGGCTATTGAATCTATGCATTAGAAACATCTTCCACATGGATCTATGGGAAAATAAAGGCATGTGGTTTCCTTCTCTTCCTAACACTTTTAAgcttatttcttaattttcttcttaatgtATGGGCATCTCAATATAACAAAACTGTAGTGTGTTTCACATCATGAATATAATCACTTGTAAGTCACTGAATGCAGCCTGGCCCTCTGTCCAGCAGGTAATTCACTTCTTTCCAATACTTTTTCATTGTGACATCCTGAAGGAAAACAGAGGTCAACGTGTCAAAATCTGCTCCCTAAATATGATGGATCCAGTAATTAGTTGCATGTCAATCACTGAGATTTAAGCCCAAATATAAATGCCTAATAAACTTTTTTCCCTTAAGTcatgcattttcttttcctcatactCAACGAAATAAGAAAAAGTAAGATGACatcagggaaaaataaataaatttatttgtgtgtgtgtgtgtgtgtgtgtgtgtgtgtgtgtgtgtgtgtgtgtggcaaacagtgatttttatccttttatcaAAATCTTCTAAGGGCAGTTTGATTATCTTTTATCACGTGACATTAACTTCACAGTTATTTAAGAAACTCCAAAAGTAAGTATAATATATTAGAAGAACAGCCATGGTGACCTTTTGGCTGAAATGTATCTCAAAAATAGTTCCAAAGACATTGCAGGGATAATAAGCACACATGAAATGAGGAACATCTCACATTGCTATtaagataaaatttgaaaaacattaacAGTACTATAGGCTTCAAAAGACATATTTAACAACTTAATGATATGTATTTTgaggaaaaaatgtgaaaaataaaggaaattatatatataatttttgttaacAAAGTGCATATGTCTCCAGAATATTGCCTGCTCTTCTGTTTATCACTATGGAATGGAATCTAATGGAACAGGGTAattgtcagaaaaaaaagaatatagcatGGTTTTGTTGGAAAAAGTGTCTCTGTACAGTAAGTTGAAATGGAAGTCTCACTTGCCTCATTTTCTGCTCATatggaagtattttaaaattcgATCATTTTCATAACTCATCTCATTGAAGTTTAACCCCGTCTTTTAATGTGAGTGTGCTGATTCCCATCTTGACAGTTGTGAACAGTACGAAAGGCCGTCTCATGCCGCAGCCAATCCAGAGCTAGTAGTCAGCTGTGGACTTTCCAGATAACATTTTAAGATTGAATGATTCCTGTGTTCACTCATGTTTGTGAATTTTAAGATGATGTAATAGAAAAACCAGATGGTAAGGAATTTAACAGGAAACAAATTGGAAAATAAGCCACttaaattgatatttttaatatgacAAATGTAGTCGATGCCAGAAcaaaattatttcttccttttagttgAACCGCAAAATGCATCCTCTGGGCTCCAGCGGCTTCCATGTTGCCGGTCCCGTCGCTCTCCGGGAAATCATTCTACCCGACTGAGAGGCAAACATCAGGGTGTAAGTGGAAGGATTCGGTTTTCGTAAGAAACTGCCTTTAGAACTCGTAATTAAAAACCCAAATGTTAGGGTTTCCATTGGATTTAGACTTATACAGGTTTCAGATGAAAAATGTGACTGAAGTCAGCACATTTATACTGATGGGCTTCACAGATGATTTTGAGATGAACGTCTTcctatttttgctatttttagcAATCTATCTTTTTACTCTGGCCGGAAATTTGGGACTGGTTTCCTTAGTCATTGGGGATTCCCGGCTCCATAACCCGATGTACTACTTCCTGAGTGTGTTATCATTCCTGGATGCCTGCTATTCCTCAGTTGTCACTCCAAAAATGTTGGTCAGTTTCCTAGCAGAGAATAGAGCCATTTCATTCCTTGGATGTGCAGCCCAGATGTTTCTCTTTGTTACTTTTGGAACCACAGAGTGCTTTCTGTTGGCGGCAATGGCATATGATCGCTATGTAGCAATCTACAACCCTCTCCTGTATTCAGTGAGCATGTCACCCAGAGTCTACGTTCCCCTTATCATTGCTTCCTATGTTGGGGGCATCCTGCATGCTTCTGTACACACCGTGGCCACATTTAGCCTCTCCTTCTGTGCATCCAATGAAATCAGACATGTCTTCTGTGACATCCCTCCTCTCCTCGCTCTTTCttgctcagacactcacacaaacCAGCTTCTACTCTTCTACTTTGTGGGCGCCATTGAGATGGTTACTATCCTGATTGTGCTGATCTCCTATGGCTTCATTCTGTTGGCCATTCTGAGGATTCATTCCACTGATGGGAGGAGAAAAGTATTTTCTACGTGTGGCTCTCACCTAACTGGAGTGTCAATTTATCATGGAACGATCCTCTTCATGTATGTGAGACCAAGTTCCAGCTATGCGTTGGACCATGACATGATAGTATCAGTATTTTACACCATTGTGATTCCCATGCTTAATCCCATCATCTATAGTTTAAGGAACAAAGATGTGAAAGAGGCTATGAAAAAATTATTGGGAAGAAACTGGTTATAAGTAAAGTGCATTTTTAGCATTGAATAAAACTGCAAAGCATGTTGCATGTCAGTCCATATCTCTATGCTCAGGagctagagaagaatgtgtattgatTTCATTTAATAGTGTTTGTGTATTCTGAACTATTTCCAAATGTGGCATTAATCAGCCCTCCAATGCAGCAGTTTAAAACTGTGGGTATATTTGCAGTAGACATATCTCACCTACATGTTGATTACTGTATTCAAACTGATCcatattaaatattcattgatGTAAAGTATATTGCTGTTGTTAGTTATTGTATAATTGATTTTAACTCACTGTTATTACAGCTCACCTCCTCAGGATTCTATAGATTGCTGTACCCTCACATTGCTTACAGTGCCTTCAGCACTCATTATAAAGTTAAGTCATTCAGGAGGCCCTATGAAGGACCTCCCAAATGTTACCTCATGTGCCCTCCATGTGCTTCCACAGAATATGAATATGATCCATCCAGGCTTAAGGGAATGTCATTTCACTGTTTGGCTCAacatcatatatttttattcccCTGTCAAAATCCTTCCTTGTGACTGCCCATTCATATAAATTGTTTTGATACATTCAGAAACTCCAAAGATTATAATGATGTGTGATGTTAATATTTATTGGGAGTATACCTAAGGCTTTTGAAAGACAAATAGAAGTATAGCttagagaaaagcaaaagctggcaattttatatatatatatatacacacacacacacacatacatagaatgtgtacatacatatatgtgtatcagtatataatatataaactatgtcaaacatatatacacattatatatacacatatatgtgtgtctataaatgtatattttgttGGACTGCATGtcaggaaaagaaataacaaggagACAAAGGACATGCCTACTTTCATTGGATGCACAGAAGGAGCAGCTAAATGCAGCCATTGTTTGTACAGAAGCATGCCCTTTGGTGGACATTGACATGGGACACAAATACCCTAAGGATTTAACACAAAGAGGTAGGTCtccccacatacctcttcaccAGGGTTCCTTACCATCAACTTTCCAATCACTTTTCTTCCATGTCCCTGACTATCCAGAAAAATCATTGGTCACAGGACAGGAATCAGCATATAATTGCACATCTGACCATGTGTACTTCTAAGAAAAATGAACATCTGATTATACTGCTTGAGATTCTTCACACTAGGAAGATTTCCTTTCACTACACTTGTTCAGGGTTGTCACAGAAAAGGGAGACAGACCACAACTATCCACTTTGGGTGGTGCCTGCATATTGTGCAGAATCATTTGCAAAATATGTCTGTCTTCTCTACCTCGGTCAATGATCAAAGGGAACTCCTGAGAGGCCAGAGTGTCGGACTAGAAGAAAGAAGGAATGTGGACCATGGGCATCTCTGGACCATGTAACTGACCTGGAACTTCAGGGTCTGTCATATAGCGTCTCATATAGAGTACTCCCATTTCATGATGAAGTCGTGCTGTGCATGCCCAGATTTATGACCTGTTGGGACTGCATACACCCAGCTCATGATGGGAAGCTCTGCCGGCAAGG from Manis pentadactyla isolate mManPen7 chromosome 9, mManPen7.hap1, whole genome shotgun sequence includes the following:
- the LOC130684830 gene encoding olfactory receptor 5T1-like; protein product: MLGFPLDLDLYRFQMKNVTEVSTFILMGFTDDFEMNVFLFLLFLAIYLFTLAGNLGLVSLVIGDSRLHNPMYYFLSVLSFLDACYSSVVTPKMLVSFLAENRAISFLGCAAQMFLFVTFGTTECFLLAAMAYDRYVAIYNPLLYSVSMSPRVYVPLIIASYVGGILHASVHTVATFSLSFCASNEIRHVFCDIPPLLALSCSDTHTNQLLLFYFVGAIEMVTILIVLISYGFILLAILRIHSTDGRRKVFSTCGSHLTGVSIYHGTILFMYVRPSSSYALDHDMIVSVFYTIVIPMLNPIIYSLRNKDVKEAMKKLLGRNWL